In a genomic window of Trichoderma atroviride chromosome 4, complete sequence:
- a CDS encoding uncharacterized protein (EggNog:ENOG41~SECRETED:SignalP(1-19)): protein MHFSTAASLVLSLATIAAAQIPAVPIIKAIAPNAENCADTTECRTAEQAAPFIAKSMSDYKIYNVAEMAAIIATMAFESADFKFKHNVSPGRPGQGTANMQMANFNLLYAQSIDSVKSQVSQFTTIDGLSDADLNHILSLVQPDEFNFASGAWFYSTHCDASVKAALQANPDDGFKNYLSSCVGTTVTDARLAYFDRAKTAFGLTYD, encoded by the coding sequence ATGCATTTCTCAACCGCAGCCTCGCTCGTCCTGAGCCTCGCCACCATCGCGGCGGCCCAGATTCCCGCTGtccccatcatcaaggcAATTGCTCCCAACGCCGAAAACTGCGCCGACACCACCGAATGCCGCACTGCTGAGCAGGCGGCCCCCTTCATTGCCAAGAGCATGTCCGACTACAAAATCTACAACGTGGCCGAGatggctgccatcatcgccaccatGGCCTTTGAGTCCGCCGACTTCAAATTCAAGCACAACGTCTCGCCCGGCCGTCCTGGCCAAGGCACCGCCAACATGCAGATGGCCAACTTCAACCTGCTCTACGCCCAGAGCATCGACAGCGTCAAGAGCCAGGTTTCGCAGTTCACCACCATTGATGGGCTGAGCGACGCTGATCTGAACCACATCCTGTCCTTGGTTCAGCCCGACGAATTCAACTTTGCCAGTGGTGCCTGGTTCTACTCTACGCATTGCGATGCGTCCGTCAAGGCAGCCTTGCAGGCGAATCCTGATGATGGATTCAAAAACTACCTTTCGTCGTGTGTTGGCACGACCGTTACAGACGCTCGGCTTGCGTACTTTGACAGAGCAAAGACGGCCTTTGGACTGACTTACGATTAA
- a CDS encoding uncharacterized protein (TransMembrane:11 (i61-82o88-108i141-163o169-192i204-226o246-272i293-312o397-414i421-447o467-488i500-521o)), producing the protein MAMFQDSKEKDERDLQTVSSYRPGATTGVLQDFADPDVQNEGETTHKGEFGTKRDLKPRQVSMIAVAGTIGTGLFLGSGAALVNGGPVGFFLGYSIVGCLVGMMMFCLGEMTVYSPNIGGFIEMGTKYISPEAGFAMGINYILQTGFAVPTEITAAAVMISYWDPVTNHVAAYIASFLVLSIGINLLGVKYFGEVEFVFACIKVLMLVALILFGLIADLGGVNGVYTGGRYWRDEPFNDTFANLSPASFAGFLGFWKVLTQAAFAFGGIEGISVLAGEAHNPRKTMRRAVRTVFYRIVGLYLLTVLIISLNVSQHSAALLDAVSKGGSTAASSPFVVICQQTGVKVLPSVINAVVMTSALSSCNENIFAVARTLFALSRQNYLPRCFLNVSRLGTPFWGVLVAFCFGLLGFLSVSNGSNQAFIWLSNLSALSSLIAWISICACFVRFYRALKIQGIDRENLDLRGWFQPYMAWICIVSFSVILFFNGFQSFIHKFTVSDFFACYITLPVVALSLLGFRIYLWRTGKSYGLTNLDEINLGNGPAKALRGTRYDLGAS; encoded by the exons ATGGCCATGTTTCAAGATTCCAAAGAAAAGGATGAGAGGGATCTGCAAACCGTGTCGTCGTACCGCCCTGGAGCGACGACCGGTGTTTTGCAGGACTTTGCAGACCCCGACGTCCAGAATGAAGGCGAAACGACTCACAAGGGAGAATTTGGCACCAAGCGTGACCTG AAACCTCGCCAAGTGTCCATGATAGCAGTTGCTGGTACGATTGGAACTGGTCTGTTCTTAGGATCTGGTGCTGCTCTAGTCAACGGTGGGCCTGTGGGCTTCTTTCTCGGCTACTCCATCGTTGGTTGTCTTGTAGGCATGATGATGTTTTGTCTGGGCGAAAT GACAGTATACTCACCCAATATTGGTGGTTTCATCGAAATGGGCACCAAATACATCTCGCCCGAGGCAGGATTCGCCATGGGCATCAATTACATCTTGCAGACCGGCTTCGCTGTCCCGACAGAGATCACAGCAGCTGCCGTCATGATCAGCTATTGGGATCCCGTCACAAATCACGTAGCAGCGTACATTGCGTCCTTCCTTGTCCTCAGTATAGGCATCAACCTCCTTGGAGTCAAGTACTTTGGCGAAGTGGAATTCGTATTTGCTTGCATCAAAGTTTTGATGCTCGTTGCCCTCATACTGTTTGGCCTCATCGCCGACCTTGGCGGAGTCAATGGTGTATACACCGGTGGTCGCTACTGGAGGGACGAGCCTTTCAATGACACGTTTGCAAACTTGTCCCCAGCCTCATTTGCGGGCTTCCTCGGATTTTGGAAAGTCCTCACTCAAGCAGCCTTTGCGTTTGGCGGCATTGAGGGCATTAGTGTGCTGGCTGGTGAAGCGCATAATCCCAGGAAGACCATGCGAAGGGCTGTCAGAACAGTCTTCTATCGAATTG TCGGGTTGTATCTCCTCACCGTCTTGATCATCTCTCTTAATGTCAGCCAGCATTCGGCTGCGCTGCTCGATGCAGTCTCCAAAGGCGGCTCAACTGCAGCATCCTCGCCCTTTGTAGTCATCTGCCAGCAGACTGGCGTTAAAGTCCTCCCAAGCGTGATTAACGCTGTG GTCATGACCTCGGCTTTGTCATCTTGCAACGAGAATATCTTTGCTGTAGCGAGAACGCTGTTTGCACTCTCTCGTCAAA ACTATTTGCCCAGATGCTTCCTGAATGTAAGCCGCTTGGGCACACCATTTTGGGGTGTCTTGGTAGCCTTTTGCTTCGGGTTACTAGGCTTTCTCTCAGTATCCAATGGCTCTAACCAAGCTTTTATCTGGCTGTCAAATTTGTCAG CTCTTAGTAGTTTAATTGCATGGATCAGTATCTGCGCTTGCTTCGTCCGATTCTACCGTGCTCTGAAAATCCAGGGCATCGACAGAGAGAACCTTGACCTCCGAGGGTGGTTCCAGCCATACATGGCATGGATTTGCATTGTTTCCTTTAGTGTTATCCTGTTTTTCAACGGTTTCCAGTCCTTCATCCACAAGTTTACAGTCTCAGATTTCTTTGCTTGCTACATCACGTTGCCGGTGGTTGCCCTATCCTTGCTTGGGTTTCGAATCTACTTGTGGCGGACTGGGAAGAGCTATGGTTTGACAAATCTTGATGAGATCAACCTTGGCAACGGACCAGCAAAGGCTCTGCGTGGCACTCGGTACGATCTGGGGGCGTCATAA
- a CDS encoding uncharacterized protein (EggNog:ENOG41) has translation MEKSPKFSKVPAAKTGNRKVKTGCQTCKKRRVKCDEKKPACQRCTSTGRVCDGYGIWGGGNAYGSSNKTPSLPHSSLTHYKKMPAPLSIASMSQKHRIAGQPASVGFEYFRRYTSTKLPGLFESGFWDSLVLQASDQEPAVLHAVAALGAAHKNDEHISLVEYNKAIQHLRQSLNSSDRDTIRVCLITCLLFVCIELLRGGFKAGYTHLSTGLRMLHEIQRRDGITANNEVILRSRAQSVEETLIEVFSRLNLQTALFGHVSAYLLYVGDTDQAPRVYDIPPIFSSLTEAKKHIDSLVNASYLLAQQATQLFHEQHLFPFPETLYQNQNNLQTALTKFLVTLNSSRKDLTNYPNWRSAFGMPMLTLYHTMAKIMTATALRGVDEMIFDNHLQDFELLLKQASGLCDQMLDEMAQAFHRKVAIMPGHNTFTIDMGFIPPLYYTLAKCRQPNLRRMVLELLQRVPHREGAWDGPTVIRMGKILLKLEEGRFYDGFDIIPSCSLSDSSIADVLPVLPISQRFNNINVALPDTVDGKATLFCRRYEGYGLWESKVAEFDVTL, from the exons ATGGAAAAGTCGCCCAAGTTCTCCAAAGTCCCTGCAGCGAAGACTGGGAATCGAAAAGTAAAGACTGGGTGTCAGACCTGCAA AAAGCGTCGTGTGAAATGtgatgagaagaagccagcgtGTCAGAGATGCACCTCTACTGGCCGCGTCTGTGATGGGTATGGGATATGGGGAGGAGGAAATGCGTATGGAAGCTCCAATAAGACTCCATCATTACCTCATTCGTCCCTGACCCATTACAAAAAGATGCCGGCCCCGCTGAGCATTGCATCCATGTCACAGAAGCATAGGATCGCGGGCCAACCCGCGAGCGTCGGCTTTGAGTACTTCCGCAGGTATACTTCTACCAAACTCCCCGGTCTGTTCGAATCTGGGTTCTGGGATTCTCTGGTACTCCAAGCAAGTGACCAAGAACCAGCTGTTCTGCATGCCGTGGCAGCGCTGGGAGCGGCGCACAAGAATGATGAACACATCTCGCTGGTCGAGTATAACAAAGCAATCCAGCATCTGCGACAGAGCCTCAACAGCTCCGACAGGGATACCATCCGCGTATGCCTCATCACTTGTCTACTATTTGTGTGTATTGAGTTGCTGAGGGGAGGCTTCAAGGCCGGATATACGCATCTCAGCACTGGCCTACGCATGCTTCACGAGATCCAGAGGCGCGACGGAATCACAGCTAATAACGAAGTCATTTTGCGGTCTCGCGCACAGTCTGTAGAAGAGACGCTCATCGAAGTGTTTTCACGGCTCAACTTACAAACTGCGCTTTTTGGTCACGTCTCTGCATATCTTCTTTACGTAGGCGACACTGATCAGGCGCCGCGGGTATACGACATACCGCCAATATTCTCATCCTTGacagaagcaaagaaacatATAGATTCTCTCGTCAATGCATCGTATCTGCTAGCACAGCAGGCTACTCAACTGTTTCATGAGCAGCACCTCTTCCCCTTCCCAGAGACTCTGTACCAGAACCAAAATAATCTGCAGACGGCATTGACAAAGTTCCTCGTCACTTTGAACTCAAGCCGCAAAGACCTAACGAATTATCCAAATTGGCGCTCTGCATTCGGCATGCCAATGTTGACCCTTTATCACACAATGGCAAAAATCATGACGGCTACTGCCCTTCGCGGAGTCGACGAAATGATATTCGACAATCATCTGCAGGATTTCGAACTGCTTCTCAAACAAGCGTCTGGCCTGTGCGATCAGATGCTCGACGAGATGGCACAAGCTTTTCACAGAAAAGTCGCCATAATGCCCGGCCACAACACCTTTACCATTGACATGGGCTTCATACCTCCCCTCTACTACACGCTGGCCAAGTGCCGCCAGCCAAATCTGCGGAGGATGGTTCTCGAGTTACTTCAACGGGTTCCGCATCGTGAGGGCGCCTGGGATGGGCCGACGGTGATTCGCATGGGCAAGATTCTCCTCAAACTCGAGGAAGGCAGATTCTATGACGGATTTGACATCATACCGAGCTGCAGCTTATCAGATTCATCAATAGCGGATGTTTTGCCTGTTTTGCCAATCTCTCAGCGGTTCAACAATATCAATGTAGCGCTACCAGATACTGTGGATGGCAAGGCCACGTTGTTCTGCAGGCGGTACGAGGGATATGGACTCTGGGAAAGCAAAGTCGCGGAATTTGACGTGACACTATGA
- a CDS encoding uncharacterized protein (EggNog:ENOG41~CAZy:GH92~SECRETED:SignalP(1-25)), with translation MAPKTKAVRAVSLLCGLGAIPQAQAAVFDPLTYVDLLVGSSNGGNVFPGATLPFGMAKAVADTNSGSNQGGFTLDGSPVTGFSVMHDSGTGGSPSLGNFPLFPYTSCPGGEIDGCSFPKNDRVKFGSFSNDSVVAKPGYFGITLNSGPKVEMTTSQHAALFKFTFPNAAAGDKPLILQDLSDLSNSRQDNGTVSVDAKTGRITGNAVFVPSFGSGTYKLYFCTDFSGAEISDNGIFANSRASTSVKDLTVSRSINGYPLPGGAFVRFASAENPIYARTGVSFISSAKACSNAESEITQWDLDKYANEATSIWREKLSPITVNTTGVSNDFITSFYSGIYRTLVNPQNYTGENPYWDDGEPYYDSFYCIWDLFRSQMPFMTILDPASLTEQIRSLISIYENVGWLPDCRMSLCSGYTQGGSNADNVLADAYLKGLKDGIDWQKGYAAVVKDAEVEPYAWSVEGRGGLDSWKSLHYIPVQDFDYKGFGTMTRSISRTLEYSYNDFCISQLAGGLGKKSDQEKYIESSGNWRNLFKADQTSFRNGTDTGYKGFFQAKFLNQTWFNQDPLKCSNLDSTSVCSLQNSGAETFESSVWEYGFFVPHDQASLLNLYGGSDNFVSRLSYMHDQEITYIGNEPSFLTVFQYHYAGRPALSAQRSHFYIPKYFAPTPEGLPGNDDSGAMGSFVAFSMMGLFPNPGQDVYLITPPYFESVSIKSPVTGKTATIRNVNFDPTYQNVFIQKATLNGKPYTKNWIDHSFFLEGKELVLTLGSKESAWGTRVQDLPPSLSPYNSSSVSHTSAPAKRSYQPRFDRGMGFQ, from the exons ATGGCACCGAAAACCAAAGCCGTCAGAGCTGTAAGCTTGCTGTGTGGTCTTGGGGCCATTCCTCAAGCTCAAGCCGCCGTTTTTGATCCTTTGACCTACGTCGATCTGcttgttggcagcagcaatggcggcaaTGTCTTCCCAGGAGCTACCCTTCCGTTTGGCATGGCCAAGGCCGTTGCCGATACGAACAGTGGCAGCAATCAAGGCGGCTTCACGTTAGATGGCTCACCTGTTACTGGCTTCAGCGTAATGCACGACTCTGGCACTGGAGGCTCGCCGTCTCTTGGCAACTTCCCACTCTTCCCATACACGTCTTGCCCAGGCGGTGAAATTGACGGATGTTCTTTTCCCAAGAACGATCGTGTCAAgtttggcagcttctccaacGACAGCGTTGTTGCGAAGCCGGGATACTTTGGGATAACACTCAACAGCGGACCCAAAGTTGAGATGACCACATCACAACACGCGGCGTTGTTCAAGTTCACGTTCCCCAATGCGGCTGCCGGTGATAAGCCGCTTATTCTGCAAGATCTGTCAGATCTCTCAAACTCGCGCCAGGATAACGGCACAGTGAGCGTCGACGCAAAGACTGGCCGCATTACCGGCAATGCCGTCTTCGTCCCCAGCTTCGGCAGCGGGACCTACAAGCTATACTTTTGCACAGACTTCTCAGGTGCAGAGATTTCCGACAATGGCATCTTTGCAAACTCGCGTGCAAGTACCAGCGTCAAGGACCTCACCGTCTCTCGCTCCATCAATGGCTACCCGTTGCCAGGCGGCGCCTTTGTCCGCTTTGCCAGCGCTGAGAATCCGATATACGCTCGTACCGGCGTCAGCTTTATCAGCAGTGCCAAAGCATGTTCCAACGCAGAAAGCGAGATTACGCAGTGGGATCTTGACAAGTACGCCAATGAGGCCACCAGTATCTGGCGAGAGAAGCTCTCTCCCATCACCGTCAACACTACGGGTGTTAGTAACGACTTCATCACGTCATTCTACTCAGGAATCTACCGCACACTGGTCAATCCCCAGAATTACACTGGAGAGAACCCTTACTGGGACGACGGTGAACCGTATTACGACTCGTTCTATTGCATCTGGGACCTATTCCGGTCGCAGATGCCTTTCATGACTATTCTAGACCCTGCGAGTCTTACGGAGCAAATTCGCTCCCTGATATCCATTTACGAAAATGTCGGTTGGTTGCCCGACTGCCGTATGAGTCTCTGCTCGGGCTACACTCAGGGCGGCTCCAACGCGGATAATGTCCTTGCGGATGCCTATCTCAAGGGCCTCAAGGACGGTATCGACTGGCAAAAGGGATACGCGGCTGTCGTGAAAGACGCAGAAGTCGAGCCCTATGCATGGAGCGTCGAAGGACGCGGTGGTCTAGACAGCTGGAAGAGCCTCCACTACATTCCCGTCCAAGACTTTGACTACAAGGGCTTCGGAACCATGACACGCTCTATCAGTCGAACTCTTGAGTATAGCTACAACGATTTTTGCATTTCGCAGCTTGCCGGAGGTCTAGGCAAGAAGTCTGACCAAGAGAAATATATCGAATCCAGTGGCAATTGGAGAAATCTGTTCAAAGCTGATCAGACTTCGTTCAGAAATGGGACAGACACGGGTTACAAGGGATTCTTCCAGGCCAAGTTTTTGAACCAGACTTGGTTCAACCAGGATCCTTTGAAGTGCAGCAACTTGGATTCTACGAGCGTATGCTCGCTACAAAATTCTGGTGCCGAGACATTTGAGAGTAGTGTCTGGGAATATGGCTT TTTCGTGCCGCACGATCAGGCTAGTCTTCTTAACCTTTACGGAGGCTCCGACAATTTTGTTAGTCGCCTCTCTTACATGCACGATCAAGAGATTACATA TATCGGTAACGAGCCAAGCTTCCTCACTGTGTTCCAATACCATTACGCTGGCCGGCCTGCTTTGTCTGCTCAGCGAAGCCACTTCTACATTCCCAAATACTTTGCTCCTACTCCAGAAGGTCTACCAGGCAACGATGACAGCGGCGCCATGGGCAGCTTCGTCGCATTTTCCATGATGGGTCTGTTCCCCAACCCCGGCCAAGATGTCTACCTTATCACTCCACCTTACTTCGAGAGTGTCAGCATCAAGAGCCCTGTCACAGGAAAGACGGCGACTATTCGCAACGTCAACTTCGACCCTACCTATCAGAATGTGTTCATTCAGAAGGCCACTTTGAACGGCAAGCCTTACACTAAGAATTGGATCGAtcacagcttcttcctcgaaGGAAAGGAGCTTGTCCTCACTCTAGGTAGTAAGGAGAGTGCGTGGGGTACGAGGGTGCAAGACCTCCCGCCGAGTTTGAGCCCGTATAATAGTAGCAGTGTCTCCCACACTTCTGCTCCAGCCAAGAGGTCCTACCAACCCCGATTCGATCGCGGGATGGGATTTCAGTGA
- a CDS encoding uncharacterized protein (EggNog:ENOG41~TransMembrane:17 (o15-36i48-65o80-101i113-134o140-158i179-195o243-265i291-314o390-410i473-498o510-531i849-869o889-914i926-947o979-1003i1072-1092o1104-1122i)) — protein sequence MDGVKRMELTINLQFFHSLTLGTSLVFVAFGIRRLWVLRYEPVKVEPNWLGVIKPLVASALPLLLLNDLVYDLTDRNKEWLRIESCGASLAASAGLVWLAIAEHKRSIRPSSLIVFYLLLMSTWDVFALTYNGLFDDQKASKGSIAPGLALRLAILTLESQEKTSILKSKYRQHSPEETAGLLSSLLFWWLNGLLSRGNRSILRGSHLPALEKKMEAENLRRGILQSWDRRAKPETILTLPKVLLQCLSVPFLSAILPRLSLLMLRSSQPILIEQAVRFVQGYTNGDSDNVGYWLIVAAVVVYLGQTFSASMYYHRLNKLELMMRGCLTTLIYNKTLTIGSNVSDTGKVITIMSTDVDGAAEAGKMLHEAWAKFFELVIGVSLLVREIKWLAPLPFIIIIFCSQISRYVAQNIRSRQKGWSTATQRRISALSSILMSMKSVKALGVSDAMMKYVDRLRQDEIKSANNVRYMNAVYNASANALGIFAPALTLVVFALVARFQGSQMDVSTAFTTVAILALVTEPANMIMTIVPKAFATSANFERIQAYLLEPSRIDTRLVNSRLSDMPRTGATEAAVDIDGVTIDSPSANEFLLQDIKLILRRGSTTACSGAVGSGKSILAKAILGEIVPSEGKITITSASIGFCDQQAWLSTGRVKQIICGFSTAIDEERYEAAVHACCLDHDLSTFPDGDNTIVGSRGVNLSGGQRQRLALARLVYNLHDIVLLDDPFSALDGNTENAVVENLLGPNGWFKKRNTTVFLVTNSAQHFHVADEILVLEKGRIISRGSWDELRNTLSNLSKFTFSQTAKRPETASNAAKLVPRPSPDAEDDLYRKTGDFSLYSYYLKSAGFRNVALLLGLTIIYSFSITYPQYWVKSWTEGSPSDSTYYMIGYVLLAVTAWVSTNGMMLSTLFLIATRSGEVLHKSLLGTIFDAPLLFFSTTDIGVTINRFSQDISYVDRQLPSALMSIFVQSFKMASQLALIMAVQRGLALSLPACIVAVYFVQRIYLRTSRQLRVLELENQATLYQWFLETVEGVVTIRAFDWSSAAEKKSFEALDWALQPRYALMCVQRWLSLVLNLIVSGIAIGLIALAVKWRGTTTGGDIGAALNLIMVANTTLVRLVEFWASLEVSLGAIARLRNVELHTPREDLPEEDLVTYAGWPTKGEAYIADLDAGYSSDHQILRKVNLDIHEGQKLVICGRTGSGKSTILAALLHLIDCTGIIKVDGQDLLRTPRSIIRKRCFITISQEAFLIPQATLRFNLDPDSTVADEVLQTALQKVGIWSLLSSRDGTPAEVLDAEFSSLPVLSVGQQQLLAMARAIIRKHALAVPDYIGNNAPKPILLLDEATSSLDSTTEAAIYDVLESEFIQEGYTAVIVAHRLSVVAGRMRPEKDRVAWVEDGRIVKVGEYEEIMRFADTE from the exons ATGGACGGAGTAAAAAGAATGGAGCTTACCATCAACCTTCAATTCTTTCATTCGCTTACTTTGGGAACTTCACTTGTGTTTGTTGCTTTTGGCATCCGCCGATTATGGGTCCTGCGTTATGAGCCGGTCAAGGTAGAGCCGAATTGGCTCGGTGTTATTAAACCC CTCGTAGCCTCAGCTCTTCCCTTGTTGCTGCTCAATGATTTGGTATACGATTTGACAGACAGAAACAAGGAATGGCTGCGAATCGAGTCGTGTGGCGCATCTTTGGCTGCATCAGCCGGCTTGGTCTGGTTGGCGATTGCTGAGCACAAGCGGTCCATCCGCCCTTCAAGCTTAATCGTGTTCTACTTGCTGCTAATGTCTACTTGGGACGTTTTCGCGTTGACGTACAATGGCCTCTTTGATGATCAGAAAGCCTCCAAAGGCAGCATAGCCCCCGGGCTCGCGCTTCGGCTCGCGATACTGACTCTTGAGAGTCAAGAAAAGACATCCATCTTGAAATCAAAATATCGCCAACATTCTCCCGAGGAAACGGCCGGATTGTTGAGCTCTCTTCTATTCTGGTGGCTAAATGGGTTATTGAGCCGTGGTAATAGAAGCATACTGCGCGGCAGCCATCTCCCtgccctggagaagaagatggaagctgaGAATCTGCGTCGTGGTATCCTCCAATCTTGGGATCGTAGAG CAAAACCCGAGACAATCTTGACGCTACCGAAAGTCTTGTTGCAGTGCCTCTCAGTGCCATTCTTATCAGCGATACTCCCGCGTTTGAGTCTTCTGATGTTAAGATCTAGTCAGCCAATTTTAATCGAGCAGGCCGTTCGCTTTGTCCAGGGATACACAAACGGAGACAGCGACAATGTAGGATATTGGCTAATAGTCGCCGCTGTCGTCGTCTACTTGGGCCAGACT TTTTCTGCCTCAATGTATTATCATCGCCTTAATAAGCTTGAGCTTATGATGCGTGGATGCCTTACGACATTAATCTACAACAAAACACTGACCATTGGATCAAACGTCTCCGATACAGGCAAAGTAATAACGATTATGAGCACAGATGTTGATGGCGCGGCAGAAGCAGGAAAAATGCTCCATGAAGCCTGGGCAAAGTTCTTTGAGCTTGTAATCGGCGTGAGCCTTCTGGTCCGAGAAATCAAATGGCTTGCTCCGCTTCCATTCATCATAATCATCT TTTGTTCTCAGATCAGCCGTTATGTGGCGCAGAATATCCGATCTAGACAAAAGGGTTGGAGTACAGCCACTCAGCGGCGGATATCAGCCTTGAGCTCAATTCTCATGTCCATGAAGAGCGTCAAGGCACTGGGCGTATCAGACGCCATGATGAAATATGTCGACCGTCTCAGGCAAGATGAGATCAAAAGTGCCAACAACGTTCGCTATATGAACGCTGTATATAATGCAAGCG CCAATGCGCTTGGGATTTTTGCTCCTGCTCTTACTCTGGTGGTATTTGCTCTTGTGGCTCGCTTCCAGGGTTCCCAGATGGACGTTAGCACCGCTTTCACAACTGTTGCCATTTTGGCGCTCGTAACAGAGCCTGCAAACATGATTATGACGATTGTGCCCAAGGCGTTTGCCACTTCTGCCAATTTTGAGAGAATACAAGCTTACCTACTTGAGCCATCTCGAATAGATACGCGCCTAGTCAATTCTCGGCTGTCGGATATGCCTAGAACAGGCGCGACAGAAGCTGCCGTTGATATTGATGGAGTAACGATAGATTCGCCGTCAGCAAACGAGTTTCTTTTGCAGGATATCAAGCTGATACTTCGCCGAGGTTCTACAACCGCCTGCTCCGGTGCCGTCGGTAGCGGCAAGTCGATTCTTGCCAAGGCAATATTAGGTGAAATTGTCCCCTCCGAGGGCAAGATAACAATTACATCTGCCTCGATTGGCTTCTGCGACCAGCAAGCATGGCTGTCCACAGGCAGAGTTAAGCAAATTATATGTGGTTTTTCTACGGCTATTGATGAGGAGAGATATGAGGCTGCCGTTCATGCTTGCTGCCTTGACCATGATCTTAGCACTTTCCCAGATGGCGACAACACCATTGTTGGCAGTCGTGGTGTCAATCTATCCGGCGGACAAAGGCAGAGACTA GCATTGGCGCGCTTAGTATATAATCTTCACGATATCGTGTTACTAGATGACCCGTTTAGTGCATTGGACGGCAATACGGAGAATGCAGTCGTTGAAAATCTGCTTGGGCCAAACGGCTGGTTCAAGAAGAGGAACACAACAGTATTTTTGGTTACAAATTCAG CGCAACATTTTCACGTTGCAGACGAAATATTGGTTCTCGAAAAGGGCCGCATTATATCTCGGGGCTCGTGGGATGAGCTGAGGAATACCCTGTCCAACTTGTCCAAATTTACATTTTCACAGACAGCCAAAAGGCCAGAGACGGCTTCAAATGCTGCCAAATTGGTACCACGGCCGAGTCCTGACGCAGAAGATGACCTCTATCGGAAAACTGGCGACTTCTCCCTTTACT CCTACTATCTGAAATCTGCTGGATTTAGGAACGTGGCCCTGTTGCTTGGACTTACAATAATCTATTCCTTCTCCATTACCTATCCGCAGTATTGGGTCAAATCCTGGACAGAAGGCTCTCCAAGTGACTCAACGTATTACATGATCGGCTATGTCTTGTTAGCTGTTACTGCATGGGTCTCAACTAATGGAATGATGTT GTCCACATTGTTTTTGATAGCAACGAGATCTGGAGAAGTGCTGCACAAATCTCTTCTTGGAACCATTTTTGA TGCCCCGCTGCTGTTCTTTTCTACGACAGATATTGGTGTCACAATCAATAG ATTCAGCCAAGATATTTCCTATGTGGATAGGCAGCTGCCTTCAGCTCTGATGTCCATCTTTGTTC AATCGTTCAAGATGGCAAGCCAACTGGCCCTGATTATGGCTGTCCAGAGAGGACTGGCCCTTTCTCTCCCTGCTTGCATCGTTGCTGTCTATTTCGTACAGAGGATATACCTCAGGACATCCCGCCAACTGCGGGTCTTGGAACTTGAGAACCAGGCGACGCTCTACCAATGGTTCTTGGAGACAGTAGAAGGCGTTGTCACCATACGGGCTTTCGACTGGTCTTCTGCggctgaaaagaagagcttcgaAGCTCTTGACTGGGCACTTCAGCCGCGCTATGCTCTCATGTGCGTCCAGCGATGGCTGAGTTTAGTGCTCAACTTGATTGTTAGCGGAATTGCCATTGGTTTAATTGCGCTCGCCGTGAAATGGAGAGGGACGACCACTGGTGGAGATATTGGTGCCgctctcaatctcatcatggTTGCTAATACGACGTTGGTACGACTGGTAGAGTTCTGGGCGTCTCTGGAGGTATCTCTGGGTGCGATTGCACGACTGAGAAACGTGGAATTGCATACCCCTCGAGAAGACTTGCCTGAGGAAGACCTTGTGACGTATGCCGGGTGGCCGACTAAGGGAGAGGCTTATATAGCAGATCTTGACGCCGGTTATAG CTCGGATCATCAAATTTTACGCAAAGTCAATCTCGATATCCACGAGGGCCAGAAACTCGTCATTTGTGGTCGAACTGGCAG TGGAAAAAGCACTATTCTTGCTGCTTTGCTACACTTGATTGATTGCACCGGAATCATCAAGGTGGATGGGCAAGACTTGCTTCGCACTCCCAGGTCGATTATCCGCAAACGGTGCTTCATAACCATTTCCCAAGAGGCGTTTTTAATACCTCAAGCTACGTTACGCTTCAACTTGGATCCCGATTCCACTGTTGCCGATGAGGTACTGCAGACGGCCTTGCAGAAAGTTGGCATTTGGTCACTGCTTTCCAGCAGAGATGGGACGCCGGCAGAGGTGCTCGATGCAGAATTTTCATCATTGCCTGTGCTGTCTGTGgggcagcaacagctactTGCTATGGCTCGTGCTATCATTCGAAAACATGCTTTAGCAGTGCCAGACTATATTGGAAATAATGCGCCGAAACCGATACTCCTGCTGGATGAGGCCACTTCGTCGCTTGATTCGACTACTGAAGCGGCCATTTACGACGTGCTGGAGAGTGAGTTTATTCAAGAAGGATATACAGCTGTTATTGTGGCTCACCGGCTGAGCGTCGTTGCTGGCAGGATGAGGCCAGAAAAGGATAGAGTGGCTTGGGTCGAGGATGGAAGGATTGTAAAGGTTGGCGAGTATGAGGAAATAATGCGATTTGCGGATACAGAGTAG